In Cydia amplana chromosome 13, ilCydAmpl1.1, whole genome shotgun sequence, a single genomic region encodes these proteins:
- the LOC134653651 gene encoding uncharacterized protein LOC134653651 encodes MAKPIRSSVRSMLFKIICNYNQVRHDENERLLEKKRILDEIIQATAGVDDENVRETIQKLASELKNVIDNNASESSYLEKVSTMTGASIRTLRTIKKEGSINQGQWNTPGKKRPRPPTVSNLDNFDVSAIRNKINEFYCVKKQVPTLRALHADLKESIGFSGCCETLRKILHENGFEFKKNKEERSILMEKFEISGWRQRFLRAIHKKREEGKNIVYLDETYVHQNYRPKKSWQGPSTSGLVEKISSEIQ; translated from the exons AGATAATCTGTAACTATAATCAAGTTCGACACGACGAAAATGAGAGATTACTAGAAAAGAAGCGAATATTGGACGAAATCATTCAGGCGACCG cGGGCGTAGATGACGAAAATGTTAGAGAAACTATTCAAAAGCTAGCAAGCGAACTGAAGAATGTTATTGATAATAACGCATCAGAATCAAGTTATTTAGAGAAAGTGTCTACTATGACag gtgcAAGCATTCGTACACTACGCACAATTAAAAAAGAGGGTTCTATTAACCAAGGCCAATGGAATACGCCAGGGAAAAAACGACCCCGGCCACCAACTGTGTCAAATTTAGACAATTTTGATGTGTCAGCCATccgtaataaaattaatgagtTTTATTGCGTCAAAAAGCAGGTACCTACTCTAAGAGCCTTACATGCGGATTTGAAAGAATCTATAGGATTCTCAGGATGTTGTGAAACACTGAGGAAAATACTACACGAGAACGGAtttgagtttaaaaaaaataaagaagagCGCTCCATCCTCATGGAAAAGTTTGAAATATCTGGGTGGAGGCAAAGGTTTCTTAGAGCTATACATAAAAAACGGGAAGAaggaaaaaatattgtgtatcTTGATGAGACATATGTCCATCAAAATTACAGACCGAAGAAGTCATGGCAAGGGCCTTCAACTTCCGGTTTAGTTGAAAAAATTTCCTCGG